Below is a window of Cytophaga hutchinsonii ATCC 33406 DNA.
TATTAACAAACCTTCTAATGAAAATTCATCTGTCTTTGTATAAAAATTTCTATAGGCATAACCAGCTGCGGTATAATCGATCGCAGGATTTGCCGTTCCGTTTAGATTTTCATCGTTTGCAATTCCATAAAACGGACGGGAATCCCTGCCCCACATCCACGTATGCAAATACCTTCCCCGAAGCGAGAATCCAAATACACTTGTATTATTCGCGATAATTTCCCGCTCCAGTGTCAAGCCCCAACCTGTTCCCATTCTTGAATGCACGTCTGCATTTTCCCACGCTCCCCCCCAGTTCATTCCAAATAGCCATTTTTTATTATAAGGAGTTGTTTGTGCATTCGACAGGAATGTGCTTACTGTTATAAAGAACAGTACTGTAATTCGTAGCAATCTTTTCATAGATTCGGATTCAAAAAGCATTATCGTTGCTAAAATATAAAAATCATGCCATTATATCATTGGTTGAGGAACTAAATCAATTTTATAGTTGTATTTTACGCAGGAAATATGAGTACAGGGATTCAATATATTATTATAGGGGCCATTGTTGGCTGGGCAGGTGTCTATCTGTTCAGAAAGATTTATGGCCTGTTTAACGTACCAAAAGATGGCTGTGGTGGTGGTTGTGGCTGCGCTTCTGCAGAACTTAAAAAAGAGAAAAAATAAGTTTCTCAGCTATTTTTTTGCATGCACAATATAATACTTCCACAATTCCTTTTTCAAAGTTTTGTATTGGTAATAAGCTGTGTAAACATTGTTTTTTGAGAACTCTGTTGTCCTTCTGTTCACTAAATTATATAGCTTTGAAATGATCCAGCCAGGGAAAAAAGCATAATACAATCTTTTTGCCGACCTGCGGATATGTTCTGTACTGTCTATCATATCAGCGGTGTTAAAACCAGCCTTCAGTAACATATGCTGAAAGGCGTCTTTCTTTTCAAAAAAAGGTACTGCCCAGCCATGGCCCCATGCATCTATGCTCCGCTGATCGTCAGCATTACCGTCTTTTACAATAAAAAAATCAGCCATAATTAATTGTCCGCCTGGCTTAAGTAAACGGTATGCTTCTTTAATAAAATCTTCTTTGTTGGCAGCATGGCACACACTTTCAATCGCCCAGACAACATCAAACGATTCTGAATGATAGGGCGTGTTTGTGTAATCCTGCACGTCAAATACTGCAGTGCCGCCGGGGTTTACAGCTGCTGCAGATGTATTGGCACGGGCAGCCTGCTTCTTACTTACGGTAATGCCTGTAACGTTTGCTTGTTTATTTTTTGCCAGCCAGATGGAAGAACCACCTACACCACAGCCAGCATCGAGCACCCTGGTACCGGCAGTGATTGAAGCTTTTTCTGCCAGAACCCTATTGATGTTTGCGAGTGCTTCGCGGAATGTTTTTGTTGACGCATCCCAATAACCATAGTGCAGAGAATGGCTTTGATTCAGATCCCAAAAGTACATGTAATGATCTTCGCTTACATCGTAATAGGTTGCAATATCGGTTGAAGTAAACGTTTTGGAATTCCTTATGCCCATACTGTAGTTCCT
It encodes the following:
- a CDS encoding SAM-dependent methyltransferase yields the protein MGIRNSKTFTSTDIATYYDVSEDHYMYFWDLNQSHSLHYGYWDASTKTFREALANINRVLAEKASITAGTRVLDAGCGVGGSSIWLAKNKQANVTGITVSKKQAARANTSAAAVNPGGTAVFDVQDYTNTPYHSESFDVVWAIESVCHAANKEDFIKEAYRLLKPGGQLIMADFFIVKDGNADDQRSIDAWGHGWAVPFFEKKDAFQHMLLKAGFNTADMIDSTEHIRRSAKRLYYAFFPGWIISKLYNLVNRRTTEFSKNNVYTAYYQYKTLKKELWKYYIVHAKK